GAGTAACCTGAAGCTCAGCTGTGACATGTATTGTCGTGGGCTTAAGCTAAAAGAAGTAGGTTCCTTTTCAGATCATGAGGGATTTAGTGGATATATGCTGGGTCATACTGACTTAGGCTGGCACCTTGAATTTACGCAATGCCACCACCATGCTGTATCACCTTCTCCATCAGATGAGGATTTACTGGTTCTGTACATCGCGGATAAGGTGTTATGGGACGAGGCATGTTCAAGAATGGACGAGGCCGGATTTGCTAGAGTCAGCTCGTTCAATCCTTACTGGGATAAAGATGGTGTGACTTTTCATGATCATGATGGGTACAGGGTTGTTATCCAGAACCGGCAGTGGGAATAACCTTGACAGCGCTTTATAGGCCTATGGTAAATAGAATGTATAGGCTAGCTCACTCTGACTAGCATGAAAGCAACAAAGGCTCACCATATGGTGAGCCTTTGTTGTATCGCTACTTCTGTTGTCCTCGGGGGGAAGCATTACTGCTAACAAGTCCCGTGGCTAGTGATGTCAGTATAAGGATCGTTGACGATGCCGTCAAACAGCATAAAGGATAGCCTCTCTGCGGCCAGAATAGGAACGTATGAAAATATCGTCGGTGGACCGACTGGCTTGCTTCAGACAGAAAAAGCCTTAAGGCTTTACATGTGGAATGCGCAAATATCAGCAGCTTTTTTTGTTCCTCTTCATGTGTGCGAAATCCTCACGCGCAATGCTATTTCTGAAGTCATTGAAACGGTATACGGGGACAGATGGCCTTGGTCCATTGGTTTTGAGCGAAGCCTACCGATCCCTATCCATGGCTATAAGCCAAAAGATGATCTGATTAGTGGGCGACGAAATCAGCCAACGACGGGAAAAGTTATCCCTGAACTAAAGTTTGTTTTCTGGCAAAAAATGCTGACCGGAAGATTTGATACTCGCTTATGGAACAATCACATACTCACCGCTTTCCCTCATGCCGTCGCACAGGGCCTGAGTGCCGCGCAGCTGCGTCAGAATCTCTATAATGATTTAGAAACTGTGAGAAAACTGCGCAACCGCATTGCTCATCACGAACCTATAATCAACCGGAACCTGCTGGATGATTTCGCAACGATAAAAAGAATTATTGCATATCGGTGCGAACATTCGGTTGAGTGGATGCAAAACAATCAGATGCTGCTCCCGCTCCTTACACTTAAACCGTAGTAATACTGTGCCTGGCTGCCGTTATCTCTTCCGAAAAAGTCTGAATAGGAGATTTCCTGTCGCTTTCCATCACTCTACCTAGCTGTATTTGAATCAGGATAATCTGCCAGAATACCGAAGTAACATAAGGTTATATTATAGCTGTTTATGTTATTTCCGGCGTTTTCCCCCTGCTGATAGCCTGCTGTTAATACAGCAATAATCAAGGGGCAGGGAATGAAAAAGCATATTTTGACAGTGACTTTGTTGGCCGGATTGGCTTCCGTTTCTGGTGCGGCACAGGCCGATAAACTGGATGATATTCAGAAAGCGGGCGTGGTGAAAATTGCTGTCTTCGACAGTAACCCGCCGTTTGGCTATGTCGATCCGCAGAGCAAAAAGCTGGTGGGGTATGATGTAGATATCGCCGAGGCGATTGGTAAGGCGCTGGGCGTGAAGGTGGAACTGCGCGCGACTAACCCGGCTAACCGTATTCCGTTGTTAAGTTCGCAGAAAGTCGATCTGATTGCTGCGAACTTCACCATTACCGATGAGCGCGCCAAGCAGGTTAACTTTAGTATTCCTTACTTCGCTACCGGACAAAAATTCATCGCCCGTAAAGGCGTGCTGAAAACGCCGGAAGATATTAAAACGCTGCGCATCGGCGCGGATAAAGGCACTGTGCAGGAAATTACCCTGCGTGAGCATTACCCGACCGCCAAAGTGATTTCCTATGACGATACGCCGTTGGCCTTTGCTGCGCTGCGTAACGGTAACGTTCAGGCCATCACGCAGGATGATGCCAAGCTGGTCGGTTTGCTGGCGAACGTACCTGATGCCCAGAAAGCCGAATTCGAAATCTCTCCGTTCAGCATTACCAAAGAGTATCAGGGGGTTGGGATTCCGAAGGGTGAAGAACGCCTGACGGCGAAAATTAACGACACGCTGATTAACCTGGAAAAACAGGGTGAGGCGAAGACGATCTACGATCGCTGGTTTGGGCCAAGCACGAAATCGGCTCAGCCGCGCGGCGATTTCACCTTTGCCCCGTTGGATCAGCAACCTAAATCCTGATAGCTGGCATCTTCGGTGCTATGATTTTAGCCCTCTGCATTGCAGGGGGCATTTCTATTTGTATCTCGTAATAATGAAAAAGAGAGAGAAAACGCATGGATACGGCGCTGCAATCGCTTGAGTCGTGGCTGTTGGCTCCTCAGTACCTCATCTGGTTGTGGCACGGTTTTCTGATCACGCTGGGCATTTCCCTGAGTACGATCGTTCTGTCTACGGTGCTGGGGTTTCTGCTGGCTGCTGCCAGAGACAGCCAGATTCGGGTGCTGAGCGGTGTCGTGGTCGCTTACAGTTCGTTATTTCGTAATACGCCGCTGCTGGTGCAGCTGTTTTTCTGGTATTTCGGTGCCGGGCAGCTTTTTCCCTCATCGATGATGCAATGGCTGAACACCCCGCATACGCTTTCGCTTTTTGGTACGACGCTAGCGTGGCCTTCTTTTGAGTTTCTGGCAGGGCTGGCCGGGCTGACGCTCTACTCCAGTGCGTTTATTGCCGAGGAAATTCGCTCTGGTATTCGCGGCGTGGCGCGCGGGCAGAAGTACGCGGCGCATGCTCTGGGGTTAACCGGTTGGCAATCCATGCGCTATGTGGTGCTGCCGCAGGCGTTAAAAATCGCCCTGCCGCCGCTGCTGGGGCAATACATGAATATCGTTAAGAACTCGTCGTTGACGATGGCGATTGGCGTCGCTGAATTGTCTTACGCGTCGCGTCAGGTGGAGACGGAAACCTTACGCACGTTTCAGGCGTTTGGCGTGGCGACGGTGTTGTACATCGTGATTATTGCCGTGATGGAAGGTTGGGGTATGTGGCGCCAGCAGTGCAGTCTGGCGGAGAAACACTGAGATGGATTTTACTGTTATCACCGATAACCTCGGTTATTTGATATGGGGCACGTTCCCGGATGGCCCGCTGGGTGGCGCGGCGCTGACGCTAGTGATGAGTCTGCTGGCGGGCGTAGCCTCTGCCATCTTGGGTACGATTTTGGGCGTGGCGCTGGCAATGTCTCGGGGTGTCTGGAGCGCACTGTTGGCAATGGTGCTGGGGTTCTTCCGCGCGATTCCCGTCATTATGCTGATTTTCTGGACCTACTTTCTGCTGCCGATCGTTTTTGGCGTCGATATCCCTGAAATTACGACCGTGGTGTGTGCGCTGGCGCTGATCGCCTCGGCGTATCTGGCGCACGGCGTGAAGGCTGGCATTGTCGCGATTGGCCGCGGTCAGTGGCAGGCTGGACTCTCGCTGGGATTAAGCCGTTGGCAGGTACTCTGGCAGATTGTCCTGCCGCAGGCGCTGCGGATGATGGTGCCTTCTTTCATTAACCAGTGGATTTCCCTGATTAAAGACACCTCATTAGCCTACATTGTTGGCGTTGGCGAACTGACGTTTCTCGCTACGCAGGTCAATAACCGCAGCATGGTCTACCCGATGGAAGTTTTCCTGTTTGTCGCGCTGGTCTACTTTGTGTTTTGCCTGTCATTGGAACTGCTGGCTAACCGGGTTAACGCCCGTTTTAACCAGCAGGAAAAGCAACCGACGCGTCGTTTGCTGTGGTGGCGGAATAAGCCTGCCTGAGGATGAAGATCACGTGCGTTGTGCGGTGGTAATGGATAGATCGTAAAGACGCTGTGAATACGTCCGTGTACGCTCGGCTTGCGCAGATATGAATCTCATCCCTGAGATTCACCCTTTCAGGGCCGTCGCAAGCGACGTTCAAAAGCGTTCCTGACGCTTTTGTCCATGGCGCAAACGCTTTACTCTTCTATTCCATTACCACCGTTTTCGTTCCGTAAATAGATTTGCCGACGGTCTAACATAAGCCTGAATGGCTGCTACTGCGCGGTGATGTTCCAGCCCTTTTCGCGCCAGATCTGCGGCAGTTCACGCATATCATCGAACATCGTGACCAGCGGGTGATGAATCGGCTGATTATGGGGATCGGCGCAGTAATAGAACACCGGAATGCCCGCAGCGATGCCAGCCTGTACGCCAGCGGCGGAGTCTTCAACCAAAATGCAGTGCTCAATCGGAAGCTGTAGCTGCTCGGCAGCGTGATACAGCACCGCCGGATCGGGCTTCCACTTTTTCAGATCGTAGCCGCTGTAGAGATGGTCGCCAAACAGATCGAGCATATTCGTCAGGCCGAGTGAATGCTGCATTTTACTGACCGGTCCATTGGACACCACGGCCATCAGAACGGTAATGGACTGCGCTAACTCACGTGCGCCCTCGATAGGTTGCAGGGACTCATCGAACAGCCGTTTCACCTCTTGCCGGAAATGACGCTCCGCGTCTTCTACCGATACGGTTAAGCCATGCTGCTGGCTGATGCGGGCAATAATCTCGTACAGCTTCACGCCCTTGTAGGTTTTTATCACCTCCTCCAGCGATAAGTTCACCCCGTATGGGATGAAGATATTCACATAAGCCTGACAACACAGCACTTCGCTATCAACCAGCGTGCCGTCACAGTCGAAGAAGACGCATTCAATATGGGGCATGACCAATCCTTATCGATGAAATAAAAGCAGATACCCTAATGCTGGCTGTTTAAGAACCGAGAAACACGGAGCCTCACACCGTGTTTCTCCTAACAATAGGCTTAAGTGAGCAGCATTAAGCGGATAATCCTACTTTAACCAATTGGCCCGATATTGCGACCTACAAAGCCATTTTTAGCGCTATCTTGCGTAAACCTACGGGGATTTAACCGAGAGAAAACGATGACGTTAATAGGTTCTTCTTATTCGATGAAAAAAAACGTGGGATCAACGTAAAAACGCAGCGTTTTGTTATAGGATACCCGACGACAGTTATTCCCTTCTTTGGATTGTTACTCATGAATAAATTACAACCCGGTCTTGCTACCGAGCAGGGCCTGCTGGAGCGTGTGTTTAAACTTAAACAACACGGTACGACAGCACGTACGGAAACGATTGCCGGTTTCACGACGTTTTTGACGATGGTCTACATCGTTTTTGTTAACCCGCAGATTCTGGGCGCGGCGGGGATGGATACCAAAGCGGTCTTTGTGACCACCTGTTTGATTGCCGCATTCGGCAGTATTTTGATGGGGTTGCTGGCGAACCTGCCTGTGGCACTGGCTCCGGCAATGGGTCTGAATGCGTTTTTCGCTTTTGTCGTCGTCGGCGCGATGGGGCTGCCGTGGCAAGTTGCGATGGGTGCTATTTTCTGGGGCGCAATCGGTTTCCTGTTGCTGACCATTTTCCAGATTCGCTATTGGATGATCGCCAATATCCCGCTTAGCCTGCGTTTGGGTATCGCCAGCGGTATCGGGCTGTTCATTGCCATGATGGGTCTGAAAAATGCCGGCATTATCGTTCCTAACCCAGAAACGCTGGTGACCATTGGTAACCTGACGTCACACAGCGTGCTGCTGGGGGCGCTGGGCTTTTTCATTATTGTGGCGCTGGCGTCACGCAATATTCATGCTGCGGTGCTGATCTCCATCGTCGTGACCACCTCGATTGGCCTGCTACTGGGTGATGTGAAGTTTGCTGGCGTGTTCTCTATGCCGCCGAGCGTTACGTCGGTAGTTGGTCAGGTTGATTTGGCGGGGGCGTTAAATCTGGGAATGTCCGGCATTATTTTCTCTTTCATGCTGGTTAACCTGTTCGACTCCTCCGGTACGCTGATCGGCGTAACGGATAAAGCCGGTCTGGTCGATGCGCGCGGTAAGTTCCCGCGTATGAAACAAGCACTGTACGTTGATAGCGTTAGCTCTGTGGCCGGTTCATTTATCGGAACCTCCTCCGTTACAGCGTATATTGAAAGCTCCTCTGGCGTATCCGTCGGTGGACGCACCGGCCTGACTGCCGTCATCGTGGGTCTGCTGTTCCTGCTGGTAATCTTCCTGTCACCGTTGGCGGGTATGGTGCCTGCCTACGCGGCGGCTGGCGCATTGATTTACGTGGGCGTACTGATGACGTCCAGCCTGGCGCGTGTGAAGTGGGATGACCTGACGGAAGCGGTTCCAGCCTTTATTACCGCTGTGATGATGCCGTTCAGCTTCTCGATTACTGAAGGGATCGCGCTGGGCTTCATTTCTTACTGTGTGATGAAGCTAACGACGGGACGCTGGCGTGAAATCAGCCCATGCGTGGTTGTCGTTGCGCTGCTGTTCCTGCTGAAAATCGTGTTTATCGACGGGCATTAATCCGTTCGTGGCTCCAGGGCTTTCCTGGAGCCACAAGTCTGCGACAAGGCAGATGGCTACTGTGAAGCGATAGAGGTGACTTTTTCTATCGTATGGCTGGTTAATTTCATATAGCGTAAAGACTGGCGCTGTTGCTGTAGAATTTCTCCCGCTTTTCTCATGCCCGATGCCGATGTATATTTCCACATGATCAATCGGTTAAGCGTCGGTATATGGGCACAGGCCCAGGCAAGATAATCATCAACATCGCTCATCACTTCTACGGTGGGGATGCGGGTTGAACGCAGCCTGCCAGAAGCGGGGTGAAGTTTCAGGTGATTGGGAGGGTGGCTGTTTACGCCAGGGATTTTCATTAATGACTGGCGAATGGTGCATAGCTGCGTTGCCGCTTCCAGCGGATCGCGCTGAGCGTCGATCCACGCCTGTTCGGCCTGTGTCTGCGCCTGCATCTGTGGAATAGCCTGATTCGTCGGCCTGACATGAACGATTTCGATATCCATACCCACGCTTCCTTCTTCACTCAGGAGGATGGCGATGGTGTTGCCTGCATAGCCGATGCTGAAATTGGGCATATTGGGATCGGCAAAATAAGGGCGTCCTTCAGGGGACTCCAGCAGTGTGGGTAACAGCGGATAGCCGAAAAAATAGAACATCATCTCAGCCAGCAGCACGCGACTTTTCAGATAACGCTCGCGGCGTTTGGCTGAAAAACCTTGTGTTGATGAGATGAGCCTATCGGGCAGTCTTTGTAAGTCAGGAAGCGCTTCCGTGCTTGTCCACCTGACAAAATGGCAGGTCATTGTTCACTCCGTGATCGTGATAAAAGATGGGAACCTATCAGGCATTACCAATGCATATTATCAGACAAATATGTGATCTAAAGAAAAATCGATGGATAAATCGGCGATAATTATTAATTAGGCACAACGAATTTTCTGCATTGTGTGTTTTGTGGCGATTCTTCCCTGTTCGCCACCTTCCAGTCTGTTCTAATGGTTCGGCCATCCCAGCGCGGAACGCCGCTGTTTTTCCAGCGTCTGCTTACGCAGCTCATCTGCGGTCACTAAGCGTAGTGCCGATGTTGGACATACGCTGACGCAGGATGGGCTCTGGGCGACATCCACGCACAAATCGCATTTGTGAACCTCGCTTTGCGTGAGGTGTGATTCTCCTTCGTCATTCGATGCTTTCGTCACCACATTGATGGCCCCGAAGGGACAAGCGACGACGCAGCTTTTGCAGCCGATGCAGCGGGACTGCATCACCTGGATGCTGTCCCGATCCCGCACCAGCGCGTCATTTGGGCAGACGCTGGCACAGGGTGCATTCTCACACTGCCGACACAGGACAGGGACGCTGACGCTGGCGCTTTTGACGACCTTCAGGCGGGGAAAGAAGTGAGAAGGCCTCAGCTGCGCGCTGTGGCCGCCGCTATGGGCGACCGCGCAGGCGATCTCACAGGTTCGGCAGCCGATACATTTTTCTGCTTCAGCGATGATAAATTGGTTCATGAGCGAACCTCCTCGCGGGTTGCGTTCATCTCAGGACGTTGTGGATGCGCGGGAATCGTACCCGTGACGGCGGTCAGCCCCATTGTCGCCATCATTCCCAATGCGGCTTTGCGCCCGTCGGCAATGGCGGTCACGACCAGATCGGCACCGCGTACGGCATCACCACCGGCAAAGATACGCGGGTGATTAGTCTGGCAAGGTATCTGGCTATCAAGCGGGGTGGTGATGTACCCCCAGTTATCCAGATTGACGCCGGCCTCTTCCAGCCACGGCATGTTGTGTGACTGAAAGCCAAATGCGGTGATCACGGCTTCCGCAGGCTGCACGAATTCTGAGCCAGGAATGGGGCGCGGACGACGACGACCGCTGGCGTCAGGCTCGCCCAGTTCGGTGCGAACCAGACTAATCCCGCAGACTTCGCCCTGTTCATTGAGGCAGATTTTTTGTGGCTGGACGTTAAACAGGAACTCTACGCCTTCTTCACGGGAGTTCTTCACTTCTTTTTTCGAGCCCGGCATGTTGGCTTCATCACGACGATACGCGCAGGTGACGGATACCGCACCCTGCCGGACGGACGTGCGCAGACAATCCATCGCGGTATCTCCACCGCCGAGTACCACGACGCGCTTGCCCGCCATCGAGATATAAGGTTCATCCTCTCGTTCAGGCAGACCCATCACGTGTTTGGTATTGGCAATCAGGAAGGGAAGCGCATCGAAAACGCCGGGAGCCTCTTCATTATCAATGTTGGCCTTCATGGAGCGGTAGGTGCCTACGCCGAGGAAAACGGTGTCATAGTCGTCCAGAAGTTGAGCCAGAGAAATATCTTTCCCCACTTCGGTATTCAGTCGAAATTCGATTCCCATGGCGCTGAACACCTCACGACGATGAATCAGGACGTCTTTATCCAGCTTGAACGACGGAATGCCGAACGTGAGCAGCCCACCAATTTCCGGGTGACGGTCGAATACCACGGCCTGTACGCCGTTGCGAGCCAGCACATCGGCACAAGACAGCCCAGCCGGACCCGCACCGACAATCGCCGCGCGTTTACCGCTGGGAACGACATGCGTCATGTCGGGCGACCAGCCCATTGCCATGGCGGTATCGGTAATGTAGCGCTCAACGTTGCCGATGGTGATAGCACCGTACTCTTTACCCAGCGTACAGGCTCCTTCGCATAGCCGATCCTGCGGGCACACCCGACCGCAGATTTCCGGCAGGCTGCTGGTTTGGTGCGACAACTCAACGGCTTCAAGAATACGCCCCTGCTTCGCCAGACTCAGCAGTTCAGGAATATTGTTATGCAGCGGACAGGTCCACTCACAGATCGCGCGTTTGCCACAGGAAAGGCAGCGATCGGCCTGATCTTCCGTCTGCTGCATAGAGAAGCCATGATAAATTTCATCAAACGTGGAGGTTCTCTGGGTCAGCGGCTTTTTCTCGGCATCCTGGCGCGGCCAGTTCTTTCTTTTACTGAGCGGATTGGTTGTCTGCGCCTTCAGTACAGGCGTTTCACGCTGCCAGTGGGAGGCTGAACGCAGTGCCATCATCTGCTGTTTTTCCTGACGGCGAGCCACTAACGTTTGTTCGCTGACTAACTGCAAGGCTTGCGTCGGGCAGGCTTCTACGCACGCTTGCCCTTGGGGGCGATCGGCGCAGAGATCGCATTTATGGGCGACGGTGCTGTTGTCCGCAGGGTTGGTCACCATCGACATCGCACCGAACGGGCAAGCCAGTACACAGCTTTTACAGCCAATACACTTTTCCTGAACGAGTTGAATGCTATTGTCTTTTCTGATCAAGGCCTGCGTTGGGCACACGCTGGCACAAGGGGCATCTTCACAGTGACGGCATGTCACGGCAGCCCGCAGCGTTGGCGTATTGAATGCCTTGATTCTGGGCTGAAACACCGTGGTGCTATCTGGATACCGCTCATCATTGTGTGCAATGACGCAGGCGATTTCGCATGCATGGCACCCCATACAGTCTTGAGTACTGGCAATAACAAATCGGTTCATTACCTTTTCCCACTCTGGATCCCTCGATCGTGGCCTTTATCCTAATCGCTGGATAACGCCCTGACCTTGATATAGAGCAGGTTAAAAGTCGGTTAATGTTAAATCTCACTCCGGTTATTAATGAAATTATTGAATCGTTTCAGTTAGTTGTAATGTTATGTGAAAGTAATGGCATGGTTGCATATAGCCTTGTTTTTTATCCGGTTTAAAGCGATTTATTCCAGGTAAAAATTCTGGTTTTCATGATTTTTGTTCATTTTCCCATGAAATAACTCGTTACTTTTCCTTACGCCCCTCATAATGTCGAACGCTATTTAAATGCAGCAAAACAGTGTTTTATCAAAGCAATGTTTCTGCTAAATAGTATGTTTAGGGCATTTTCATTATTAATCAATAACCTAGAATTTATCAGGGTTAATGGATTGTCACTAAGGGATAGTGTTATGAATAAAAAGGTCGTTCTTTGTTCTGTATTCATGTCAGCAGCGTTATTGAGCGGATGTGCGACAGAGTCTTCCCGTACTGTAGAAGCACAAAAAGTCACTTCTTACAGTACGCCTTATCAGGGCGTTCGCAGCCCGATTTCCGTCGGAAAATTTGAAAACCGCTCTAACTATATGAACGGTATTTTTTCTGATGGGGTTGACCGCTTAGGTAATCAATCCAAGACCATTCTTGTTAGCCATCTTCAGCAGAGCGGCCGCTTTAATGTGTTGGATCGTACCAATATGGAAGAGCTTAAAGCGGAAGCGGGTATTAAAGGACAAACGCAGACGCTGAAAGGCGCTAGCTATGTTGTTACTGGCGATGTGACCGAGTTTGGTCGCAAA
The genomic region above belongs to Pectobacterium colocasium and contains:
- a CDS encoding VOC family protein, giving the protein MNFHHLRIARPVSNLKLSCDMYCRGLKLKEVGSFSDHEGFSGYMLGHTDLGWHLEFTQCHHHAVSPSPSDEDLLVLYIADKVLWDEACSRMDEAGFARVSSFNPYWDKDGVTFHDHDGYRVVIQNRQWE
- a CDS encoding ABC transporter substrate-binding protein, encoding MKKHILTVTLLAGLASVSGAAQADKLDDIQKAGVVKIAVFDSNPPFGYVDPQSKKLVGYDVDIAEAIGKALGVKVELRATNPANRIPLLSSQKVDLIAANFTITDERAKQVNFSIPYFATGQKFIARKGVLKTPEDIKTLRIGADKGTVQEITLREHYPTAKVISYDDTPLAFAALRNGNVQAITQDDAKLVGLLANVPDAQKAEFEISPFSITKEYQGVGIPKGEERLTAKINDTLINLEKQGEAKTIYDRWFGPSTKSAQPRGDFTFAPLDQQPKS
- a CDS encoding amino acid ABC transporter permease — its product is MDTALQSLESWLLAPQYLIWLWHGFLITLGISLSTIVLSTVLGFLLAAARDSQIRVLSGVVVAYSSLFRNTPLLVQLFFWYFGAGQLFPSSMMQWLNTPHTLSLFGTTLAWPSFEFLAGLAGLTLYSSAFIAEEIRSGIRGVARGQKYAAHALGLTGWQSMRYVVLPQALKIALPPLLGQYMNIVKNSSLTMAIGVAELSYASRQVETETLRTFQAFGVATVLYIVIIAVMEGWGMWRQQCSLAEKH
- a CDS encoding amino acid ABC transporter permease encodes the protein MDFTVITDNLGYLIWGTFPDGPLGGAALTLVMSLLAGVASAILGTILGVALAMSRGVWSALLAMVLGFFRAIPVIMLIFWTYFLLPIVFGVDIPEITTVVCALALIASAYLAHGVKAGIVAIGRGQWQAGLSLGLSRWQVLWQIVLPQALRMMVPSFINQWISLIKDTSLAYIVGVGELTFLATQVNNRSMVYPMEVFLFVALVYFVFCLSLELLANRVNARFNQQEKQPTRRLLWWRNKPA
- the yieH gene encoding 6-phosphogluconate phosphatase, which encodes MPHIECVFFDCDGTLVDSEVLCCQAYVNIFIPYGVNLSLEEVIKTYKGVKLYEIIARISQQHGLTVSVEDAERHFRQEVKRLFDESLQPIEGARELAQSITVLMAVVSNGPVSKMQHSLGLTNMLDLFGDHLYSGYDLKKWKPDPAVLYHAAEQLQLPIEHCILVEDSAAGVQAGIAAGIPVFYYCADPHNQPIHHPLVTMFDDMRELPQIWREKGWNITAQ
- a CDS encoding NCS2 family permease; translation: MNKLQPGLATEQGLLERVFKLKQHGTTARTETIAGFTTFLTMVYIVFVNPQILGAAGMDTKAVFVTTCLIAAFGSILMGLLANLPVALAPAMGLNAFFAFVVVGAMGLPWQVAMGAIFWGAIGFLLLTIFQIRYWMIANIPLSLRLGIASGIGLFIAMMGLKNAGIIVPNPETLVTIGNLTSHSVLLGALGFFIIVALASRNIHAAVLISIVVTTSIGLLLGDVKFAGVFSMPPSVTSVVGQVDLAGALNLGMSGIIFSFMLVNLFDSSGTLIGVTDKAGLVDARGKFPRMKQALYVDSVSSVAGSFIGTSSVTAYIESSSGVSVGGRTGLTAVIVGLLFLLVIFLSPLAGMVPAYAAAGALIYVGVLMTSSLARVKWDDLTEAVPAFITAVMMPFSFSITEGIALGFISYCVMKLTTGRWREISPCVVVVALLFLLKIVFIDGH
- a CDS encoding 4'-phosphopantetheinyl transferase family protein translates to MTCHFVRWTSTEALPDLQRLPDRLISSTQGFSAKRRERYLKSRVLLAEMMFYFFGYPLLPTLLESPEGRPYFADPNMPNFSIGYAGNTIAILLSEEGSVGMDIEIVHVRPTNQAIPQMQAQTQAEQAWIDAQRDPLEAATQLCTIRQSLMKIPGVNSHPPNHLKLHPASGRLRSTRIPTVEVMSDVDDYLAWACAHIPTLNRLIMWKYTSASGMRKAGEILQQQRQSLRYMKLTSHTIEKVTSIASQ
- a CDS encoding 4Fe-4S dicluster domain-containing protein — encoded protein: MNQFIIAEAEKCIGCRTCEIACAVAHSGGHSAQLRPSHFFPRLKVVKSASVSVPVLCRQCENAPCASVCPNDALVRDRDSIQVMQSRCIGCKSCVVACPFGAINVVTKASNDEGESHLTQSEVHKCDLCVDVAQSPSCVSVCPTSALRLVTADELRKQTLEKQRRSALGWPNH
- the aegA gene encoding formate-dependent uric acid utilization protein AegA, whose amino-acid sequence is MNRFVIASTQDCMGCHACEIACVIAHNDERYPDSTTVFQPRIKAFNTPTLRAAVTCRHCEDAPCASVCPTQALIRKDNSIQLVQEKCIGCKSCVLACPFGAMSMVTNPADNSTVAHKCDLCADRPQGQACVEACPTQALQLVSEQTLVARRQEKQQMMALRSASHWQRETPVLKAQTTNPLSKRKNWPRQDAEKKPLTQRTSTFDEIYHGFSMQQTEDQADRCLSCGKRAICEWTCPLHNNIPELLSLAKQGRILEAVELSHQTSSLPEICGRVCPQDRLCEGACTLGKEYGAITIGNVERYITDTAMAMGWSPDMTHVVPSGKRAAIVGAGPAGLSCADVLARNGVQAVVFDRHPEIGGLLTFGIPSFKLDKDVLIHRREVFSAMGIEFRLNTEVGKDISLAQLLDDYDTVFLGVGTYRSMKANIDNEEAPGVFDALPFLIANTKHVMGLPEREDEPYISMAGKRVVVLGGGDTAMDCLRTSVRQGAVSVTCAYRRDEANMPGSKKEVKNSREEGVEFLFNVQPQKICLNEQGEVCGISLVRTELGEPDASGRRRPRPIPGSEFVQPAEAVITAFGFQSHNMPWLEEAGVNLDNWGYITTPLDSQIPCQTNHPRIFAGGDAVRGADLVVTAIADGRKAALGMMATMGLTAVTGTIPAHPQRPEMNATREEVRS
- a CDS encoding CsgG/HfaB family protein — its product is MNKKVVLCSVFMSAALLSGCATESSRTVEAQKVTSYSTPYQGVRSPISVGKFENRSNYMNGIFSDGVDRLGNQSKTILVSHLQQSGRFNVLDRTNMEELKAEAGIKGQTQTLKGASYVVTGDVTEFGRKEVGDHQLWGILGRGKTQVAYAKTTLNVVNVQTSEVVYSVQGAGEYTLSNREIIGFGGTASYDSTLNGKVLDLAIREAVNNLVAGIESGAWRPAN